GACGTGCAGTTGCCGAACTGGTGATAGACGCCGGTCGGTTTGCCGTCGGCGTCGAAGATGTCGAGCAATAGGTGCCCGGACCCTTTGAATGATTCCTTGATGGGGGAAATGGCCATATCCTTGCCTCCTAGTACGGGCTGACCCGTTGTTCGATTTCAAACGTGGCCGCGTACACGGCCAGGCCGCTGTCCTGAAAAACCACCTCCCGGCGGGTCAGTTCGGCCGGGGTGAGCCCCGGGGCGACGATCTCGCCCCACAGCGCTTTTTTGACGCCGTCCAGGAGCCCGTAGCCGCCCTCCTTGGCCTCGGCTTTGGACCGCAACGACTTGGCCGCAACCAGCGCCGTCCAGGTCATGCGTTCGAGGCGGCCGCCGCCGCCCTCGTCCGGCAGAAGCCGCGACCCGACGTAGGTCACAAGCACTCCCGGCAACCGGGCAGGGCGGCCTTCAGATCCTCGACGCTGGACAGCTCCCCCTCATATCCCTTCAGGGTCGCCACCCGTGGGATTCCGTCAGAGGCATAAGCGTGGCCAGGATGCCCGCCTCGACCGCAGTCAGGTCCAGCCCCATATCCATGTCAGTCCTCCAGGTACGCCGTCAGGATGGCCTCGATCTCCGGCCAGTCCTCGCCCGCACGCCCAGAAACGGCCGGGCCGGGATCACGGACCCGGGATGGTTGACCGAGCGCCGGAAGATCGTCCGGCCGCCGATGGTGAAGGCCAGGGTCTTGCCGTTTCTCGCCCTGATGACCCGGGGCTGGGTGCGGCCGCCGAATTGATGCACGGCGGCGTACGGAAGGTTGGTGCCGATCACCACAAAATCTTCCCCGCCTTGGTGGGTGATGCTTGACCGCAGGAGGCCGGTATCCACCAGGGTCTGCCCGTTTTGCTCCACCGCCCGGCGGCTTTTCTTCCAGGCCGCTCCGTCCGGGCCAGCCCCGCGCTTGAAGTTGTCGCGCACGGACTCCGACACGAGGAGCCCGATGGCATCCATGGGACCGCTCAAGTCCGCCAGCTTCCGTGCGAGCTGGGAAAGCAGCGCGTCCACCGGGACGTATCCACGTCGATGCGCCAGTCAGACATGGGGGCACCTTGCCGACACAAAATTGTGTCGGCGAAATGCCCGGCGCGGCACGCAAAGCCGGGACGCCCCGCCGCCCCAATTTTGGGGAGACGGCATATCCGGCGCGCCAATCAGACACGGGGGAACCTCCGCCAGGTCCGGTCCCCGAACCGCAGGCGCTCCGGAGCGGACACCAGGACGCCGCCCGGGTCCGGGACGGTCTCCACGTCCGGCCCCGTGGCCAGGCCACGGCTCCGGACGCGATGCGCGAGAGGTTGCGCAGGGCGTCCTCGTAGTCCCGGACCACGGCCTTGGGCGTCTCCATGTGGCTGCGCCGGGCGTGGAGGCGATACCGGGCGATGCGGCTGGACAGATGCCGGATGAGCGGCGGAACATAGGCCAGGGCACGGCTGCGACCTGCCCGGCGTAGGCGTCGATTTCCCGATCCGCCTCGCTGATGACGGCGGCCAGACGGCCACGACCTCGTCATCCTCATGTCGTCGATCTGGCCGTCGTCAACGGCCAGTTCCAGAATGTCCCGGCTGGGCATGATGGCGGCCAGATCGGCCGGATCGGAATAGGAAGCCATGCGTCACCCCCCCACATGGATGGTCCCGGCGCGGCTGCCGGCGCCGGACCGCGTGATCAGGACAGGACCGTGGCCCGCAGATGCCCTTCACGTTGGGCACCGGGAACGGCTTGGACATCCCGACCAGCCTGTAGCTGCTCGGGTCGCTCTTCTGATCGGCTTGACGAAAAACGGCAGGGCTGGAGATTGGCGTCCAGATCGTCCAGGCGCAGTAGGGCAGCTTGTGTCCGGCATCCAGGGCGACCATCACCACGTCGTCGTCGGCCACCACCGGCGTCATCGCCCCGGTCTGCGGGTTGCGGTTGCGTTCGCTGCGCCGCTCCACCAGGTAGCCGCCCACGTCGATGCCCTTTTCCAGTGATCTCCACCCGCATCTTGGCCGTGGTGACCGAGGCCTCGGCAATGGCGAACAGGGCGTTATAGGCGGCCTTTCCGGCCCAGGTCACGATCTGGCCGCCGAAACCGTTGTCCTGGATGGACTCCTGCATGGCCGTCAAAAGCTCGAACACGCTTTGAGCTTGACGCCCCCCGGCGTCCCACAGGGTGCCCGGAATCGCGGACAAGGGTCGCCGTATTCGATTTTGTAGACCTCCCAGCCGCCCTTTTCGAGCTGCACGGGCCACTCCACCGTCCCGGTCAGGGCCAGGGCGCACAGGGCCTCGGTGTCAGCGGCAGACCCGGCGCAGCAGATCCGTCTTTTCCCGGCCCAGGCCTCCAGGCCGTCGCCCCGCAGCATTTGCAGGTTGAGCAGGTCCGCCCCGGTCACGGGACTTGTGGGCGCTCACGGGCAGAGGCTCGTAGAAGGCGATGTTGCCGGACTCGGACACGGCCGAGATGGACGGCGCGCCGCGCCGTACCACCGGCAGGGGGTTGGCCACCACGGACACGTCATCCACGCCCAGCATGGGCAGCGGGTGCTGTGGCGGGTGGCGAAAATCGTATCCATGACCGGCGTCTTCAAAACAGCAGCGCCATCAGATAGCGAACGATGGCCTCTTTGGTGAACAGGCCGCGAATATCGAGCATGGGATTCCTCCGTTACACAGCCAGATGCCGTGATCTTCCATGCGCCCGAGCAGGGCGGCCGAGGGCGCGGCCGGGGCCGACACGCCACCTTGAGCACATCCTTGCGAACCGAGCCGTGTACGATGACCAGACCGGCCCCGGACAGGGCCGTGTCCACGGCCTCATCCAGGGACGCCCGAGAACTGCCGGTCGTAGGCGGCCTCGACGGGCGCGGGCGTTGGCGGGAGCGGCGTGAAATTCCACGGCCACTGCGCCCGTGGCGTAATTGATCGTTCCGGAACCTCCGGCGTCGCCGGTCAGACGGCCCAGGCCGTCGTCGGCGAAATCCTCCACGCCGTCGGACACCGCGACGCTGCCCGGCTGCACGGGATGCTTGGCCAACGTGGCCGAAAAGGTCTTGTCCGTGCCGTCCCCGGCGCCGATGGCCTCGGCGGCCACCGCTTCGTAGGGCACGGCCGCCCCTGCCTGATCCCTGGACAGGATCAGGCCCACTGGCAGCTCCCCCAGCCCGGACGCCAGCTTGCGGGACACGATCACCGGATCATGTCCGCCCCCCCGGGCCCGTTCATCATCATAGGAAAACGACCCGATTTTCGAGTGCATGGTCATGGCTGTCTCCTTAGACGTGCTTGGCCAGATCGGCCGGAACCGCGCCGCCGGATGCGCCGCTTCCGGCCGGGGCGGCGAATTCCTGGCACAGGCCGTTTTCGGGCCGGGCCTCCAGCTCGCGCCAGTAGGCCTCTTCCTTGGCCACCTTCACGGTCTGGCCATCCGAAGACGCGAATTCCAGGTCGCCCGTCGAGGCGGCCAGCGCCTCGGCGAAGGCCAGGGTCTTGGCCTTCTCGCCGGGCAGGGCCCGGCCAGCCTTGACCAGCTCGGCGAACCGCTTTTCGCGTCCGCGTCCGGCCTCTTCGATCCGGTAGTCGGCAAAGGCCTTTTCCGCCGCGGCCGAGGCGTCCTTTGCCGCCTTGCTCTGGCCCTCAAGCTCGGCCACCTGGGCCTTGAGCTTGGCGTTTTCGGCTTCGAGCTCGCGGACGCGGGCCCGGGCCTGTTCCAGTTCGTTCATGTCTCCTCCGCTGGAAAATTCGATGGTGAGGCCGTCGCCCGCCGAGAATTTGACCGGCGAAAGCCCCTTGATGGCCGGGGCGTCGCCCCCAGCAGCCCCACATGCACCAGCCTGCCCTTGTCCGGAGTGAGTTTGACCGAGACGTTGCGGTAACGGCCCGCGTCGACCAGAGCCTTGACCGCCTCCGGCACATCTCGGAACGCGGCCACAAGCCGGTCCCCTTCGCGGCGCAGTCCCGACACCCAGCCATATGCCGGGGCGTCGACAGTCGGATGCCCGAACACCAGCGGCGCGCCGTCGGGATCGTCGGCCGCAAACCCGGCCACAATCCGGTCCAGGTCGGCTTCGGTCAGGTTTACGGATTGGCCGGACATGGCGATCCAGGTTCCGGCCCGGGCGATCTCGTTCCAGGGTGTCAGGTTCATGGCCGCGACCCTATCCAGGGACGATGGTACGGCGTGAGTCGGGGGTGCGTGGCCGTGCGTGCAAAATGCGGCGCTGTAAGGCCCGGGAGGGGGTGGGGCGAACCGAACCACGCCCCGAGTCCCCGGCATAGGTCTAGACCGGGTTTAGACCTAGGTCTAAATAGGTCTAGAAAACCGCGCACCGATCCGCATGGAGGGCAAGGTGGACGAGGGAGAGAGGAAGCCCCCACGGGGGCAGTCTTGACCGGAGGGGAAAGCGGGACTACCTGATATCCATCATGACGGCGTGTCCGAGTCCCGGCGGGGGGATCGGTAGGCGCGTCGCCAGCCGGGGAGCCCGCACCTCCCCGGTGTTTTTTTATGGTTCCCGGTAAACGAGCGTCCCCACACGCTGACCATCCAGGTAGCGCCAGAGCGTGGCCATCGCCGCCCCGGCCTTGGGCACGAACGCCGTGGCTGCGGTCCAGAGCCGCGACCGCGTCAGATTGAACACAGCAAATCCTGCCATTTCCGTATCCGCCACGTCGAAGCGCCGGATCAGGCGCAAGGTTGCCGTGGGCTTGCCGGACAGTTCCACGGGGACCGACCATATCTCATAGGGAGACTGGATCGTTCGGGCCAAGAGCTTGACGTAGGGCGCGCGTCCGGACTTCTCGACCTTCCATTCCCCTGTGCGCTTGTCCACAAAGAACCCCTTGCTGACGACCACGGGGAGGCCGACCCCGGGCAATGCGATCACCTTGCTCTCATCCAGGCCCTTCAGGCCGAACTCGGCCAGAAACGCCTTGACGTAGGCATCGGGGGCCAGGCCCCGGGCCAGGACGTCCCCGGCGGCCACGGGCAGGATGTGCCGCCGGTCCAGGCTGGCCAGGGGCGGGGCGCACGGATCGTCCCCGGCTGCGAAGGCCGTGCCGCCTCCCCGGCAGATGCGCTTCGCCAGGTCGGAGATGGGCACGTCCCGGATTGGCCCGTCAAGCGGCTCGGGCGACAGGCCGGACAGCCAGTCCTTACCTGTGTTCCCTCCAAATCCCGGTTTCGGGGTGAGACTGACCAGCCCCTGATCGGTCTCCACCTCGCGCGGGATGTCAGTATTAACCTTGAGGCTTCGGGCTTTGACCTGTCTTTCGGTCAACGCCCTTACACTGCATCGGCACAAGTGATCGTTAGGAGGATACCAGACATCCCAGAACTCATGATCTATTGGGTACACGAGGCCATCTAGCGCCCGATGCTCAAGCCGAGTCCGCGAATCATCGACTGCATCATACATTAGATACCCGAAAAAGCGCTTGTTACGCTGAAATTGAGACCAGCGACCAGCTTGATACGCGGAGGCCAGATTATTGCGAAAGATCGTATTCAAGTGATGTGACCGCAAGGGCTGCCAGCCGTTTTTCTCAAATTGGCTGATAAGGCCGGACTTCCAGTCGCCCAGGGTCTGCCCCGACTCCAGGGCGGCCAGAAGCGAGTCCCGCACGGCGGCCACCATGTCCGCCCGGGCCAGACCGGAGACGAAAAAGGCCCTGGATCGGGACGCCTCATCCATGGCCTGCCACTGGGTCTTGGTGACCGGAACCTTGCCGCGCAGAACGGTCACGGCCTCCTTGGGCGGCACCGGCGCGAGCACCATCCAGCCGGGATCAGCCATCGCCGCCCCCGGCCGCCTGCCCGGCCTCGTCGCGGGCGGACCCTACGCCGACGAGTTGGGCCGCCGTCATGGCCGCGTCCAGCACGGCCTCGAATTCCGACGCGTCCAGGTCGCCCAGGGACTCGGATAAAAGCAGCAACAGATCATCCGCCGTTTCAGCTTTCCGCACCAGGTCCATGATGGACTTGGCCATATCGGCGGCCGCAGCCTCGGCCAGGGGCAGCGCCCCGGCCACCAGGTTCTCCACGGCCTGTTGTGCGGGCGTGTACTGGCGCCGTCCACCTTCCTCGCCCTCGGCGAAGGCCTGCCCCTGGTCATCTTCTCCTATGGCCTCTTCGGGAACGGCCGCCGCCGTGTCCGTGGCCACGGTGAATTCGTCCGGCGACAGGCCGTAGCCCTCGAAATACTTGGCCGTGAACCGCGCCCCGAGCCCGAACAAATCCTTGCCCAGGGACGCCTTTTCCCGGAGGTCTTCGGGCTCGACGAACGCAAAGACCGGCGTCAAGACGCCCGGGGCGTTGACCTGGCCGTAAACCCAGGCCAGATCGGTCATGGCCGTGCATAAAAGGGCCTCGTCGCAGGCCGCGAAATCCTCCAACACCTGATGATGCACCGTGCCCAGGGCCTGGGTGCCCCGGTCGCCCACGTCCTGGGTCAGCGTCTGGCCCTGGATGACCTGGGCGATGGCGGAATTGAAAAGCTCCACGATGCCGGTATGCAGCGACCCGGCCCGGCCCGCCATCTCATGCACCGTAACCTTTGACCCGCCCGAGACCACGGCCACGGCGTCGCGCACCATGCTGGCCAGGGCGGACAGCATCTCCTGCCGCTCGGGCAGAAGCGCGCCAGGGCGGGCCTCGCCCACCACCCATGGCTGCCCGAACTTCTCCGCGAACCGCATAAGAAATTCCACCCCGCCCTGCTTGAAGGCCACCGGCCACAGGCAGCGTGAAAGGATGCGCAGACCGTAGGGATTTTCGTAGGTCGGGAAGTGTTGGGGCAAAACGAACTTGAAGGGATGCACCGGCCGTCCTTCGGCCATGTCTTCCCCCCGAAAGCACAGCCGGTTTTTGGCGTCGAAGATAAACCACTTCCTTGGCTTGCCCTCCACCCGGTCGATGCGGTAGACGCCGCCGTCCAGCCGCCAGATGATCTCGACCGGCGTGTAACCGAAGTACGGCGCGTCCAGGATTTCGGAGAACAGGTTACGCAGATTCACGCGCTCCAGATCCTTGGTGATGGCCCTGGCCAGGGCCACGGCCTCGGGCGTCGCGTCCTGGTCTTCCTCGTGTCCCGGCTCGAAACGGTAGTTGGACTTGTTGAGGGTCTTAATCTTGCGGCCCTGGATGGACGAAAACACCTTGTCGTCGGCCGTCAGGGCCTCCAGGACCGTGGCGTCGTCGCCGCGCTGTCGCAGCACGGGGTCAGGGTCCGGCAGGATGCCCAGCCACGACGCCGCCGAGCGCACCGCCACCTCGCCCAGCATGTCCGCCGGGATGATCCGGTCCAGGTCCATATAATCGGAATCAGACAGCCACAGTCCCGGCATTACCGTCCCCCATAGCCACGAAAGAGCGTGTTCACCCGGTAGGGCGAGGCCGTGATGACCTCGAAGGAATCGCATTCGATGGTCTTGGCCGCGAACACGGCCAGGGCGGCGGCCACGCCCGCGTCGCCGTGGCGTTTTTCATCTTTGGCCCCGGTGCGGGCCTCGGGGATCTTGGCCACGCCCTTGACGACCTTGAAGGCGCGCAGGTCATCCAAAATGAGTGCATCCTTCGGGGCAAGGATCGTCTTGTCCTCGAAGGCGGC
Above is a genomic segment from Desulfolutivibrio sulfodismutans DSM 3696 containing:
- a CDS encoding phage protein Gp37 produces the protein MPGVLVTYVGSRLLPDEGGGGRLERMTWTALVAAKSLRSKAEAKEGGYGLLDGVKKALWGEIVAPGLTPAELTRREVVFQDSGLAVYAATFEIEQRVSPY
- a CDS encoding phage virion morphogenesis protein, with product MDALLSQLARKLADLSGPMDAIGLLVSESVRDNFKRGAGPDGAAWKKSRRAVEQNGQTLVDTGLLRSSITHQGGEDFVVIGTNLPYAAVHQFGGRTQPRVIRARNGKTLAFTIGGRTIFRRSVNHPGSVIPARPFLGVRARTGRRSRPS
- a CDS encoding phage portal protein family protein, coding for MPGLWLSDSDYMDLDRIIPADMLGEVAVRSAASWLGILPDPDPVLRQRGDDATVLEALTADDKVFSSIQGRKIKTLNKSNYRFEPGHEEDQDATPEAVALARAITKDLERVNLRNLFSEILDAPYFGYTPVEIIWRLDGGVYRIDRVEGKPRKWFIFDAKNRLCFRGEDMAEGRPVHPFKFVLPQHFPTYENPYGLRILSRCLWPVAFKQGGVEFLMRFAEKFGQPWVVGEARPGALLPERQEMLSALASMVRDAVAVVSGGSKVTVHEMAGRAGSLHTGIVELFNSAIAQVIQGQTLTQDVGDRGTQALGTVHHQVLEDFAACDEALLCTAMTDLAWVYGQVNAPGVLTPVFAFVEPEDLREKASLGKDLFGLGARFTAKYFEGYGLSPDEFTVATDTAAAVPEEAIGEDDQGQAFAEGEEGGRRQYTPAQQAVENLVAGALPLAEAAAADMAKSIMDLVRKAETADDLLLLLSESLGDLDASEFEAVLDAAMTAAQLVGVGSARDEAGQAAGGGDG
- a CDS encoding PBECR2 nuclease fold domain-containing protein, with the protein product MADPGWMVLAPVPPKEAVTVLRGKVPVTKTQWQAMDEASRSRAFFVSGLARADMVAAVRDSLLAALESGQTLGDWKSGLISQFEKNGWQPLRSHHLNTIFRNNLASAYQAGRWSQFQRNKRFFGYLMYDAVDDSRTRLEHRALDGLVYPIDHEFWDVWYPPNDHLCRCSVRALTERQVKARSLKVNTDIPREVETDQGLVSLTPKPGFGGNTGKDWLSGLSPEPLDGPIRDVPISDLAKRICRGGGTAFAAGDDPCAPPLASLDRRHILPVAAGDVLARGLAPDAYVKAFLAEFGLKGLDESKVIALPGVGLPVVVSKGFFVDKRTGEWKVEKSGRAPYVKLLARTIQSPYEIWSVPVELSGKPTATLRLIRRFDVADTEMAGFAVFNLTRSRLWTAATAFVPKAGAAMATLWRYLDGQRVGTLVYREP